The DNA region tactgtcctttttgggctttccctttcgagcttcccctcaaggtttttaaaatgcatttgctaggaagaggtttccccactcttataaaaaatgcttgttctcctccccaactgatatgggacCTCACACACAAGCACTGACTTCTAATGCTTGGGTGGGTGAGTGGGATGAGAGTGCTGCCATAGGATTGATGTTGTGGAAAGGATTCTTTTGCGTTTATGACAGGGCTATATCTGAATCTTTAATCACTGCTTGTTGCAGAATCAGCTCGGAAAAGTTTCAGTGTCTGAAAAGGATGAAACAAATGatgatttaattagatactcAACTTTGTGTGAAGCACTTCGCCAGGTATTTTAGATCACCACCTAATTCCTACCcgcatatatttatttgtacgGAGGTATTAATATGATTAGAAATCTCACACAGGTAAATTTGATTGATCTCCCTTATGGGTTGAGTTttcaagaaacaaagaatCTATGGACACAAGCCGCCATTGATGGAAATGGTGTAGCCAGTTATGAACAATTTCTGGTATGTTCATCACGTTTCCTTAGCCTTGTCTTCTTCCAATTCCTTAATTTTACATGTGGAACTTGTTTCCACTGCTCAAATTTAAACGTGCAGCAGAGGCTAAGGAGTTTTGCATGTTCCGAACAGACAGAGGAAAATGTGAATGGGAGAACTGATGCATGCAACGAAGAAGAAGTTGTAGGCTTCAAAGTGAAGCATGCTGTTTTATTTCCCCGGGAAGTCGAGAAAGGGACGTGGCCCGACGGTTATTCCCTCTCCGATCACGCCCGACTTCGAGTCGAGTTTTCACCAGTAATGCTGCAGTGTTCTTAGAGTTGTGATACTAAAGTTGGATGtgtatcatatatatatatatacgtacAATACTCTGCCCATGTCCCTCTATCAAGCTTTGGAAGGTTACTTGGATCCTTAAAACAGCATTATCTGAGCGCCGCAGCAGCAGCAAAGTTTCAGGTAAGCGGAACATGTGCTCTAAACCTTCTCAGTCTCGAGCTTGTggaaataaatagatttttttttttgttgcaaattaatgtattaaataCCAAGATTATTTAGTtataagttgaaaattaattgagTAGAGAAGAAGTAGTCTAACTGGTTTAAGACATTCTTAAGCAACcgattaaaaattcaaatcccCTGTGTTAAACtaagatattaatattattaataataagtttaaCAAATAGGATGATTGCTTGGCTAGACCTGTGCATGATTTTAGCtaagaaagagatgagacAACCTGCAAAATTGGGAGAATCTATTGGTATGGCACCTTGTCACACACACTTTGATGCATAAGTGATCTAGGATTTGAGATATGTGTAATAAGTTGCTAGGTTTTTTAGCAATATCTTGATGACCCACCTGCCCAATATGGGTTTGCATGACTTGGGGTTTTCAAAAGGATTGGTCTGGTTAGTTTGGCTCGAGGTGCTAGAGCAAGCCATGCAAACCCATATTGGGCATTCAATCACAATGGGCTTTATCAGGTAGGTCTTGGTTGGTCTTCTTTATAGATCTATCTAGGCCTTCATTCATTCACCCACCTCTGTTTTATACATCTATCTAGGCCTTGGTTCGACTCACAAAACTTTTGGATCTTGTTTTCATGAAGACATTGGAATAAACTTAGAGCAAAAAAGTTGAGGCTTTGAGTTAGTATCAATTTGGTCAATTTGGATCAGGCTGAGTAGACCACCCTCGATATCCCATATTGAGGCTTTCAGCACAATGGGTATCATTGAGAATGCCCCACTTGCCCTTGACTAAGCTCGAGTCGGTTTTGATCTAACAACATTGTGATCTTACTTTTGGGCTGACTTTGTGGCCTTGCCTTCTTTTCAAGTCAATGTTACTCCAAACAATGAGTGTGTTTTAGAACTTTGGTCGATTTACATCCAAAATTTGGCTAGATGGGTTAAAAAAAGTAGTGTAAATGCCTATGAGCCGAGTGTCACAGTCATGTTCGTTCAAGGCGTGTTGCTCATGGCcacatgcccatgacaagccaaacgtCTTTCTATGTTGTAgagttttacttttgtatttctagagagtatgacgtttcggaaaaatcatgtctaggcctgtcaaacatgaaatgcctcaaaatgtactataggggatatgactagttgtcaacttctctcTGCCCAATGGTCATATGCAGTAAGTCATTGTTTTTGCattttgcttacattcccatataacaccaatttcaatttctcaaatcttgctttcaaaactctctttcgaaatttctcacccccgttttctaaaactttcttcttgatccAAGGcaagaggctcgagcatacatcGCTTGGCCGTAAATGACGCAAGAACGAACAAGCTTAACTTACTTGTTGTTGGGGAGTGAATGCCGTACAATCGTAaatccgctgccatcaaagtgcgattgtgacccGGAGCTTCGTGTAACTTTcgtaaatgataataatttagatagTGAGTGAGGTGTTGGCGCTTGAAGCTTCGGAGTGGTGCGGGTTGATTTGACAGTCACCAATAGCAAcccttcttttcatattcgCTTTCTAGTCGTTAGCTTCTTTACGAAGTTGAAGACCTTCACTCTCACTGGCAGACTCCGATTCAGAGTCAATGGAAACCCCTCTACTTAATTCCTTCCTCCTCCCCCATTTCTCTTCGCTCCCCtactcccttcttcttcttcttcttcttcttcttcttcccataAACATACGCCACGAATCTTGTAGTTGTCGCAAACTAGATGGCCGATTGCATCGTGCTTCCTTCTGGGGATTTATTGCCGGTTGGATTCCGCTTCCATCCGACGGATGAGGAGCTAATTAATCACTACCTGAAGAACAAGATGCTTGGAAGGGAATCCCTCGTTGATTACATCCGTCAAGTTGATATCTGCAAGCATGAGCCATGGGATCTTCCTTGTACGTTTAGTGTTTATCCCTCTTTCGCGatcacatttttttcatttcatgccTTCGCATTTGCATTTGTCCGGCTCTACTTTCTCTAACGTTCTGTATCTCTTCGTAGTCCTTTCAAACGACCATACAAGTGAGCAGGAATGGTTTTTCTTTGCTGCCCAAGATTTGAAGTATTCCAATAGCCGTCGATCCAATAGGGCCA from Cucurbita pepo subsp. pepo cultivar mu-cu-16 unplaced genomic scaffold, ASM280686v2 Cp4.1_scaffold000770, whole genome shotgun sequence includes:
- the LOC111785810 gene encoding protein NTM1-like 9 — encoded protein: MADCIVLPSGDLLPVGFRFHPTDEELINHYLKNKMLGRESLVDYIRQVDICKHEPWDLPFLSNDHTSEQEWFFFAAQDLKYSNSRRSNRATKTGYWKSTGKDRKILAPRTKKLIGTKKTLVFYSGRVSNGIRTNWVIHEYQLHSDPQFAQL